The following coding sequences lie in one bacterium genomic window:
- a CDS encoding DUF444 family protein: MAEFRMHESADTRGDRSARDRLRHREKVKEAIKENIAEILSEEAIITRSGDRTVKVPIRGIKEYKFVYGDNAPGVAGGDGNVRRGQVVEPGQGPMAGLPDKAGDAPGDDIYETEVTIDELVNLMFEDIELPDMEKRKLADIESWRRRKTKGHRRKGIVARLDKRKTARVRVRRRMAAGKGRADLPEGDPGEPFPFFNEDLRYRHPVETEEKQANAVVMCIMDTSGSMSTVKKYLARSFFFLLHRFVMTRYPNVQVVFVAHTTEAREVDEDEFFHKGESGGTFISSGYNKALAIIEDRYHPSLWNIYAFHCSDGDNWPEDDPRAIEAANKLCECCNLFGYGEINPSGGAPRAGSMFHKLREVKKENFALVHITGRDDVWPQFMKMLAKESDRTEDVHE; this comes from the coding sequence ATGGCCGAGTTCCGGATGCACGAATCCGCGGACACGCGCGGTGATCGCTCCGCGAGGGACCGCCTCCGACACCGCGAGAAGGTCAAGGAAGCGATCAAGGAAAACATCGCCGAAATCCTCTCGGAAGAGGCGATCATCACGCGATCCGGCGACCGCACCGTCAAGGTCCCCATCCGCGGGATCAAGGAATACAAGTTCGTTTACGGCGACAACGCGCCCGGCGTGGCCGGCGGCGACGGCAACGTCCGCCGCGGCCAGGTTGTCGAGCCCGGCCAGGGCCCCATGGCCGGCCTGCCCGACAAGGCCGGCGACGCGCCAGGCGACGACATCTACGAAACCGAGGTCACGATCGACGAGCTGGTGAACCTCATGTTCGAGGACATCGAGCTGCCCGACATGGAAAAACGCAAACTCGCCGACATCGAGTCCTGGCGCCGGCGCAAGACCAAGGGGCATCGGCGAAAGGGCATCGTCGCGCGCCTCGACAAACGCAAGACCGCCCGCGTCCGCGTGCGCCGCCGCATGGCCGCCGGCAAGGGCCGCGCCGATCTGCCCGAGGGCGATCCCGGCGAACCCTTCCCGTTCTTCAACGAGGACCTGCGTTACCGCCATCCCGTCGAGACCGAGGAAAAGCAGGCGAACGCGGTCGTGATGTGCATCATGGATACCTCCGGCTCCATGAGCACCGTCAAGAAATACCTCGCGCGCAGCTTTTTCTTCCTGCTGCACCGCTTCGTCATGACGCGCTACCCCAACGTGCAGGTGGTGTTCGTCGCGCACACCACCGAGGCCAGGGAGGTCGACGAGGACGAGTTCTTCCACAAGGGCGAGTCCGGCGGCACGTTCATCAGCTCCGGCTACAACAAGGCGCTCGCCATCATCGAGGACCGTTATCATCCGTCGCTCTGGAATATCTACGCGTTCCACTGCTCCGACGGCGACAACTGGCCCGAGGATGACCCGCGCGCCATCGAGGCCGCGAACAAGCTGTGCGAGTGTTGCAACCTGTTCGGCTACGGCGAGATCAACCCCTCCGGCGGCGCGCCGCGCGCGGGATCGATGTTCCACAAGCTGCGCGAAGTCAAAAAGGAAAACTTCGCGCTCGTGCACATCACCGGCCGCGACGACGTCTGGCCGCAGTTCATGAAGATGCTCGCCAAGGAATCCGACCGGACGGAGGATGTCCATGAATGA